One genomic window of Hymenobacter sp. J193 includes the following:
- a CDS encoding SDR family oxidoreductase yields MISPINSRWSLAGKLTLVTGASKGIGAAVAQELLQLGATVLAVARQPEALQQQVEHWQQQGLPAHAIAADVSQAAGRATVLEATGKLGQQLHILVNNVGTNIRKPTTAYSPAEYQQLMATNLESVFGLCQGAHPLLKAARGASIVNVASVAGLTALRTGSIYGMTKAAMTQLGRNLAVEWAADGIRVNTVAPWYIRTPLAETVLQNPDYLTEVVARTPMRRIGEPEEVSAAVAFLCMPAASYITGQCLSVDGGFLVNGF; encoded by the coding sequence ATGATCAGTCCTATCAATTCGCGTTGGAGCCTTGCCGGTAAGCTCACCCTTGTTACCGGCGCCTCTAAAGGCATAGGGGCCGCAGTGGCGCAGGAACTGCTACAGTTGGGCGCTACCGTGCTGGCTGTAGCCCGGCAGCCCGAGGCCTTGCAGCAGCAGGTAGAGCACTGGCAGCAGCAGGGCCTGCCCGCTCACGCCATTGCCGCCGACGTCAGCCAGGCTGCGGGCCGGGCCACCGTGCTGGAAGCCACCGGAAAGCTTGGGCAGCAGCTGCACATTCTGGTCAATAATGTGGGCACCAACATCCGCAAGCCCACCACCGCGTATTCCCCGGCCGAATACCAGCAGCTGATGGCTACCAACCTGGAATCGGTGTTTGGGCTGTGCCAGGGCGCGCACCCGCTGCTGAAGGCCGCCAGAGGAGCCAGCATCGTAAATGTGGCCTCGGTGGCCGGGCTGACTGCCCTTCGCACCGGCTCCATCTACGGCATGACGAAAGCCGCTATGACCCAACTGGGCCGCAACCTGGCCGTGGAGTGGGCCGCCGACGGCATCCGGGTGAATACGGTGGCGCCATGGTACATCCGTACGCCCCTGGCCGAAACCGTACTACAAAACCCTGATTACCTGACCGAAGTAGTGGCCCGCACGCCCATGCGACGGATAGGTGAGCCGGAGGAAGTAAGCGCCGCCGTGGCATTTCTGTGTATGCCGGCGGCCAGCTACATCACGGGCCAGTGCCTGAGCGTGGATGGCGGCTTCTTGGTAAACGGGTTCTGA
- a CDS encoding methylated-DNA--[protein]-cysteine S-methyltransferase produces MTTIACASLVSPAGLLELRGSDAGLRAVEFARLPAEPAASTPPGAVPSCLKPAYEQLRAYFGRELRDFQLTYDPSLGTEFQRQVWQQLTYIPYGQTVSYLTVAHRLGNPLAVRAVGAANGQNPLAIVVPCHRVIGANGRLTGYAGGLGRKKWLLDFEQPPRQTTLF; encoded by the coding sequence ATGACGACTATTGCCTGTGCTTCGCTGGTTTCGCCGGCTGGCTTGCTGGAGCTGCGCGGCTCCGATGCGGGCCTGCGGGCCGTAGAGTTTGCGCGGCTGCCCGCCGAGCCGGCAGCTTCTACCCCACCCGGTGCGGTGCCCAGCTGCCTGAAACCGGCCTATGAGCAGCTGCGGGCCTACTTCGGCCGTGAGCTGCGCGACTTTCAGCTGACCTATGACCCAAGCCTGGGCACGGAGTTTCAGCGGCAGGTGTGGCAGCAGCTTACCTATATTCCCTACGGCCAGACGGTGTCGTACCTCACCGTGGCTCACCGGCTGGGCAACCCGCTGGCGGTGCGGGCCGTGGGCGCGGCCAACGGGCAGAATCCGCTGGCTATTGTAGTGCCCTGCCACCGTGTCATCGGGGCCAATGGTCGCCTGACGGGCTATGCCGGGGGCCTAGGGCGCAAAAAGTGGCTGCTGGACTTCGAGCAGCCGCCCCGCCAGACCACACTGTTTTAG
- a CDS encoding cation diffusion facilitator family transporter: protein MANPNSSKSALYGGLVANIGIALSKFVAAYFTRSSAMLSEGIHSLVDSGNAILLLYGVSQSQKPADARHPFGRSKELYFWGLIVAVLIFAIGGGMSFYEGIKHIEHPEPLTDALWNYVVLGIAIGFEGWACWLAVKALMQQNTHAQAGFWTILRQSKDPAVFASVLENLAALLGLAIALLGVYFGHAFNNPYLDGAASIAIGLLLMLVAVFLVSRTKGLLVGEGVDEETLAGLQEIARSQPEVEHISPPLTMYLGPQDVMMALDVEFRNELTAVQVEHAIDRLQDAIKARYPYVRRIFVEAKAVSARQRQSQP from the coding sequence ATGGCAAACCCCAACTCCTCAAAATCCGCGCTCTACGGCGGTCTGGTGGCCAACATTGGCATTGCGCTCAGCAAGTTTGTAGCCGCCTATTTCACCCGCAGCTCGGCTATGCTCTCGGAAGGCATTCACTCCCTCGTGGATAGCGGCAACGCTATTCTGCTGCTCTACGGGGTAAGCCAGAGCCAGAAGCCCGCCGACGCCCGCCATCCTTTTGGCCGTTCCAAGGAGCTGTATTTCTGGGGCCTGATAGTGGCCGTGCTGATTTTTGCCATTGGCGGCGGCATGTCGTTCTACGAAGGCATAAAGCATATTGAGCACCCCGAGCCCCTCACCGACGCCCTCTGGAACTACGTGGTACTGGGCATTGCTATCGGCTTTGAGGGTTGGGCCTGCTGGCTGGCGGTGAAGGCCCTCATGCAGCAGAATACGCACGCTCAAGCCGGCTTCTGGACCATTCTGCGCCAAAGCAAGGACCCGGCGGTGTTTGCCTCCGTGCTCGAAAACCTGGCGGCGCTGCTCGGCCTGGCCATTGCCCTGCTGGGCGTGTATTTCGGCCATGCGTTCAACAATCCTTACCTCGATGGAGCCGCTTCTATTGCCATTGGCTTGCTGCTGATGCTGGTGGCGGTGTTTCTGGTGAGCCGCACCAAGGGCCTGCTGGTGGGCGAAGGCGTGGATGAGGAAACTCTGGCCGGGCTGCAGGAAATTGCCCGCAGTCAGCCCGAGGTAGAGCACATTTCGCCGCCCCTCACCATGTACCTGGGTCCGCAGGACGTGATGATGGCCCTGGATGTGGAGTTCCGCAACGAGCTGACGGCCGTGCAGGTAGAGCACGCCATCGACCGGCTACAGGACGCCATCAAAGCCAGGTATCCGTACGTGCGCCGCATTTTCGTGGAAGCCAAAGCAGTGTCGGCGCGGCAGCGGCAAAGCCAGCCGTAG
- a CDS encoding RimK family alpha-L-glutamate ligase, with protein sequence MNIALVSYEGRLSSQYAADTVADEDTLLANYLTSRGHQVTIEIWSDVAVRWAQYEAVVLKSPWDYFDRIAEFYAWLTRLESWGVQLLNPISVVRWNADKRYLLEMAEAGVPVVPSQWLARGSKLHVDALFAALGQPGQLIIKPAVSGGAKNTFALTAAEATAQADFLQELLAEEDFLAQPFLPQIQTQGEWSLVYLGGQFSHCVLKTPKAGDFRVQHYLGGGIEPHPAPAHIRPVADDIVRRFAPGCLYARVDGVEVDGQFLLMELELIEPFLYLETDAASWPRYEQALMQG encoded by the coding sequence GTGAATATTGCCCTGGTTTCCTACGAAGGCCGCTTAAGCTCCCAATACGCGGCCGATACGGTAGCGGATGAAGACACGCTGCTGGCAAACTATTTAACTAGCCGCGGCCATCAGGTGACCATCGAAATCTGGTCGGATGTGGCTGTGCGCTGGGCGCAGTACGAAGCAGTAGTCCTTAAGTCGCCCTGGGACTATTTCGACCGCATAGCCGAGTTTTACGCCTGGCTCACGCGCTTGGAGAGTTGGGGCGTACAGCTGCTGAATCCTATTTCCGTGGTGCGCTGGAACGCCGACAAGCGTTACCTGCTGGAAATGGCCGAAGCCGGTGTGCCCGTAGTGCCTTCGCAATGGCTGGCGCGGGGCAGTAAGCTGCATGTGGACGCGTTGTTTGCGGCATTGGGCCAGCCCGGGCAGCTCATCATCAAGCCGGCGGTGAGCGGAGGGGCCAAAAACACCTTTGCCCTTACCGCTGCCGAGGCCACGGCACAGGCTGATTTCCTGCAGGAACTGCTAGCCGAAGAGGACTTTCTGGCTCAGCCTTTCCTGCCCCAGATTCAGACGCAGGGCGAATGGTCGTTGGTGTACCTGGGTGGACAGTTCAGCCATTGCGTGCTGAAAACCCCCAAGGCGGGCGACTTCCGGGTGCAGCATTACCTCGGCGGCGGCATCGAGCCGCACCCCGCGCCCGCCCATATCCGCCCGGTCGCCGACGACATCGTGCGCCGGTTCGCGCCCGGCTGCCTCTACGCCCGCGTGGATGGAGTGGAAGTAGACGGGCAGTTTCTGTTGATGGAATTGGAGCTGATTGAGCCCTTCCTGTATCTGGAAACGGACGCCGCCTCGTGGCCCCGCTACGAGCAGGCGCTGATGCAGGGTTGA
- a CDS encoding M4 family metallopeptidase, translating into MQKNYPAVALLVLGSAMFAPAQAQNGVQVKQRIASADGQPEMISFAEGKGYKAAEADRMFREQLGLLKDETLVRRQTEKDELGFVNERYQQYYKGYKVEHGDYLLHARQGEVQLINGRLERGMERVNTTPALSEAQALARAVSFVGAKKYMWQEDQSFAPKGELVIVRNELGKGAAAGKPTLAYKFNIYAQAPVSRAYIYVDARSGDVVFKNDIIKHAAATGTFATRYSGTETATTDSYNGTYRLRDVTRGSGIQTYNCKKGSSYTAAVDFTDADNSWTEYNNANFDNAALDAHYGAQSTYDYFKNIHARNSYNNAGAAIKSYVHFDDTPGDGVGFENAYWDGTRMTYGDGASRFQPLTSLDVAAHEIGHAVCTYSANLTYSYESGALNEGFSDIWGACVEYYKDPTKSTWLIGEDIDKQRPSLRSMSNPNAEGQPDTYKGTNWYSGSGDNGGVHYNSGVLNHWFYRLSVGGSGTNDIGSAFSVAGIGIDKAARIAYRTETVYLTSSSNYAAARTGSIQAAKDLYGAGSAEEQAVTNAWYAVGVGAAYGGGTTPPPTTVTYCASKGTNVSYEWIDYVGLGSIARTSSKDAGYYNGTATSTSLAAGSSQTISYSAGYTSTAYTEYWKIYIDYNRDGDFTDSGELVASRSSASSATLTSTFTVPLTARTGAARLRIVMSDGSGTTSCNSYSYGETEDYTVNITGGAAIAAASTGSSANQIIGKEDSRGLELYPNPASDVVRISLPGGAKVASVKVVDLRGASVGGARYNDNGTLNVSGLAKGVYMLSVSDGQKTFHTRFVKQ; encoded by the coding sequence ATGCAAAAGAATTACCCGGCAGTAGCACTGCTGGTGCTTGGCAGCGCCATGTTCGCTCCAGCTCAAGCCCAGAATGGCGTGCAAGTAAAACAGCGTATTGCCTCGGCAGATGGTCAGCCCGAAATGATCAGCTTCGCCGAAGGCAAAGGCTACAAAGCCGCCGAAGCCGACAGGATGTTTCGTGAGCAGCTGGGCCTGCTGAAGGACGAGACACTGGTACGCCGCCAGACCGAAAAGGACGAGCTGGGCTTCGTGAACGAGCGGTACCAGCAGTACTACAAAGGCTACAAAGTTGAACACGGCGACTATCTGCTGCATGCCCGCCAGGGCGAAGTACAGCTGATCAACGGCCGGCTGGAGCGCGGGATGGAACGCGTGAACACCACGCCTGCCCTGAGCGAAGCCCAGGCCCTGGCCCGCGCCGTTTCCTTTGTAGGCGCCAAAAAGTACATGTGGCAGGAAGACCAGAGCTTTGCCCCGAAGGGCGAGCTGGTGATTGTGCGCAACGAGCTGGGCAAAGGCGCTGCCGCCGGCAAGCCTACGCTGGCCTACAAGTTCAACATCTACGCTCAAGCGCCCGTTAGCCGGGCCTACATCTACGTAGATGCCCGCTCCGGCGACGTCGTGTTCAAGAACGACATCATCAAGCACGCCGCTGCTACCGGCACGTTTGCTACCCGCTACAGTGGCACCGAAACGGCCACTACCGACAGCTACAACGGAACGTACCGGCTGCGCGATGTAACGCGCGGCAGCGGTATTCAGACCTATAACTGCAAAAAAGGCAGCAGCTACACCGCCGCCGTTGATTTCACCGACGCTGACAACAGCTGGACGGAGTACAACAACGCCAACTTCGACAACGCTGCCCTCGACGCCCACTACGGTGCCCAGAGCACGTACGACTACTTCAAGAACATTCACGCCCGCAACTCCTACAACAACGCTGGCGCGGCTATTAAAAGCTACGTGCACTTCGACGACACCCCCGGCGACGGAGTAGGTTTCGAAAATGCGTACTGGGACGGCACCCGCATGACATACGGTGATGGCGCTAGCCGCTTCCAGCCCCTGACCTCGCTCGACGTGGCCGCCCACGAAATCGGCCACGCCGTGTGCACCTACTCGGCTAATCTGACGTACTCCTACGAGTCGGGCGCCCTCAACGAAGGCTTCTCCGATATCTGGGGCGCCTGCGTGGAGTACTACAAAGACCCCACGAAGAGCACCTGGCTTATCGGCGAAGACATCGACAAGCAGCGTCCTTCCCTGCGCTCCATGAGCAACCCCAACGCCGAAGGCCAGCCCGATACCTACAAGGGCACGAACTGGTACAGCGGCAGCGGCGACAACGGCGGTGTACACTACAACTCCGGCGTACTCAACCATTGGTTCTACCGTCTGTCGGTAGGTGGCAGCGGCACGAATGATATTGGCAGCGCCTTCAGCGTAGCGGGCATTGGCATTGATAAAGCCGCCCGCATTGCCTACCGTACCGAAACCGTTTACCTGACTTCCTCCTCCAACTACGCCGCCGCGCGCACAGGCTCCATTCAGGCTGCCAAAGACCTATACGGGGCTGGCTCGGCCGAAGAGCAGGCCGTAACCAACGCCTGGTATGCAGTAGGCGTAGGCGCTGCCTATGGCGGGGGCACCACGCCTCCTCCCACCACCGTTACGTATTGCGCTTCGAAAGGCACCAACGTATCGTATGAGTGGATTGACTACGTAGGCCTGGGCTCTATTGCCCGTACTTCCAGCAAGGATGCCGGTTACTACAACGGCACCGCTACCAGCACGTCCCTGGCCGCCGGTTCTTCGCAGACCATCAGCTACAGCGCTGGCTACACCTCCACGGCTTACACCGAGTACTGGAAAATCTACATCGACTACAACCGCGATGGTGACTTCACGGACAGCGGCGAGTTGGTAGCTTCGCGCTCCTCGGCCAGCAGCGCCACGCTCACCAGCACGTTTACGGTGCCCCTCACGGCTAGGACCGGCGCTGCCCGCCTGCGCATCGTGATGAGCGACGGCTCGGGTACGACCAGCTGCAACAGCTACAGCTACGGCGAAACCGAAGACTACACCGTGAACATCACGGGCGGTGCCGCCATTGCGGCTGCCAGCACGGGTTCTTCGGCCAATCAGATTATCGGCAAAGAAGACAGCCGCGGTCTGGAGCTGTATCCTAACCCGGCTTCCGATGTAGTGCGCATCTCCCTGCCCGGTGGCGCCAAGGTGGCCAGCGTGAAGGTGGTTGACCTGCGCGGTGCTTCCGTAGGCGGTGCTCGCTACAACGACAACGGCACGCTGAACGTAAGCGGCCTGGCTAAAGGGGTGTATATGCTGTCGGTAAGCGACGGACAGAAAACCTTCCACACGCGCTTCGTGAAGCAATAG
- a CDS encoding phospholipase D-like domain-containing protein: protein MADSSHPLLALFRQSFADNTLSQEEASRLRAQLAAHGQHGNALDELRHQLFAVVRERFNTLPDKAAIDWLEAAGALLMPSAGASATHTEVYFSPLDNCADAIRRFIQRAAHSLDVCVFTISDDRITDALLAAHRRGVHLRLLTDNEKLYDKGSDIRQLHAAGIPVHVDTTDNHMHHKFAVADGRSVLTGSYNWTRSASLYNHENLLIADDPKVIRSYQLEFERLWAELPLMPPLAGKNLAE, encoded by the coding sequence ATGGCTGACTCTTCCCACCCGTTGCTCGCGCTGTTCCGCCAGTCGTTTGCCGATAACACCCTGTCGCAGGAGGAAGCCAGCCGGCTGCGGGCCCAGCTGGCGGCCCACGGACAGCACGGCAATGCGCTGGACGAGCTGCGCCACCAGCTGTTTGCCGTAGTGCGGGAGCGGTTCAACACCCTGCCCGATAAAGCGGCCATCGACTGGCTGGAGGCGGCCGGCGCCCTGCTGATGCCCTCGGCCGGGGCGTCGGCGACGCACACCGAAGTGTATTTCAGCCCGCTGGACAACTGCGCCGATGCCATTCGGCGCTTCATCCAGCGGGCCGCGCACTCGCTTGATGTGTGCGTGTTTACCATTTCCGATGACCGGATTACGGATGCCCTGCTGGCCGCGCACCGCCGGGGCGTGCACCTGCGCCTGCTCACCGACAACGAGAAGCTCTACGACAAAGGCTCCGACATCCGCCAGCTGCACGCGGCCGGTATTCCCGTGCACGTCGATACCACGGACAACCACATGCACCATAAGTTTGCCGTAGCCGATGGCCGCTCCGTGCTGACGGGCAGCTACAACTGGACCCGTTCGGCCTCGCTCTACAACCACGAGAACCTGCTCATCGCCGACGACCCAAAGGTTATTCGCAGCTACCAGCTGGAGTTTGAGCGCCTCTGGGCCGAGCTGCCGCTGATGCCGCCCCTAGCAGGTAAAAACCTGGCAGAATAA
- a CDS encoding amidohydrolase — translation MQTRVGLLMLSLLLGSAPGVVAQKATALDARIARLAAQQEQQVIAWRRDLHEHPELGNQETRTAALVAAELRRLGLEVQTGVARTGVVALLRGGRPGPVVALRADMDALPVTENTSLPFASKATATYNGQAVGVMHACGHDTHVAMLLGAARVLTDLRKDLRGTVKFIFQPAEEGSLPGEEGGARLMVKEGVLENPKVDAIFGVHINAQTEVGTLKYRPEGEMAASDVFKIVVKGKSAHGAYPWLSVDPVVAAAQIVMGLQTIISRQTQLTEDAAVLTVGMIHGGVRNNIIPEQVELTGTIRTFSKEMQQKIWEAVRRTATSIAASSGATAEVSIENYAPVTYNDPRLTAQMMPSLRRAAGVGPVVLQKAVTGAEDFAFFQEKVPGLFVFVGGMPKGKNAADTAPHHTAGFFIDESGLTLGVRTLTTLAVDYLSAKH, via the coding sequence CTAGCCGCCCAACAGGAGCAGCAGGTAATAGCCTGGCGCCGCGACCTGCACGAGCACCCCGAGCTGGGCAACCAGGAAACGCGCACCGCCGCGCTGGTGGCCGCCGAGCTGCGCCGCCTGGGCCTGGAAGTACAAACCGGGGTGGCCCGCACCGGCGTGGTGGCGCTGCTGCGCGGCGGCCGGCCCGGCCCCGTGGTGGCTTTGCGCGCCGATATGGATGCCCTGCCCGTGACGGAAAACACCAGCCTGCCCTTCGCTTCCAAGGCCACTGCCACCTACAACGGCCAGGCAGTGGGCGTGATGCACGCCTGCGGGCACGACACCCACGTGGCCATGCTGCTGGGCGCCGCCCGTGTGCTCACCGACCTGCGCAAAGACCTGCGCGGCACCGTGAAGTTTATCTTCCAGCCGGCCGAGGAAGGCTCCCTGCCGGGAGAGGAAGGCGGGGCCCGCCTCATGGTGAAGGAAGGCGTGCTCGAAAATCCGAAAGTAGACGCCATCTTCGGGGTGCACATCAACGCCCAGACGGAAGTGGGCACGCTCAAGTACCGTCCCGAGGGCGAAATGGCTGCTTCCGACGTGTTTAAGATTGTGGTGAAGGGCAAGTCGGCGCATGGGGCCTACCCCTGGCTGAGCGTAGACCCGGTCGTAGCGGCCGCGCAGATTGTGATGGGCCTGCAAACCATCATCAGCCGCCAGACCCAGCTCACCGAGGATGCAGCCGTGCTGACGGTAGGGATGATTCATGGCGGGGTGCGCAACAACATCATTCCCGAGCAGGTGGAGCTGACGGGCACCATCCGCACCTTCAGCAAGGAAATGCAGCAGAAAATCTGGGAAGCCGTGCGCCGTACCGCCACCAGCATTGCTGCCAGCAGCGGGGCCACCGCTGAAGTGAGCATCGAGAACTACGCGCCCGTAACCTACAACGACCCGCGCCTGACGGCACAGATGATGCCCAGCCTGCGCCGGGCAGCCGGCGTGGGCCCGGTGGTGCTGCAAAAAGCCGTGACCGGGGCCGAAGACTTTGCTTTCTTCCAGGAAAAAGTGCCCGGCCTGTTCGTGTTCGTGGGAGGCATGCCCAAGGGTAAAAACGCCGCCGACACGGCTCCGCACCACACGGCCGGCTTTTTCATTGATGAAAGCGGCCTCACCCTAGGTGTGCGTACCCTCACTACCTTAGCCGTCGATTACCTGTCGGCCAAACACTAG
- a CDS encoding amine oxidase: MSVATLTHNPFRSFWMAGYECTDQQNCFGHRVDFLPLTGHLQLIEQDYQDLQSFGLGTVREGIRWSQVEKTPYQYDWSTVADMLAAGQRNGIQQVWDLCHFGYPDDLTPLHPMFARRFAALCRAFVAFYRSLRPDDELIVTPINEVSFMSWLGGDARGTVPYCVGQGWEVKYGLMRAYIEGVVALREADPTVRIMTTEPLIHIVPPLNASRAEKQRAKEFTEHQFQAVDMLCGRMCPELGGRPEYLDILGFNYYYNNQWEIHTHHRLNWVNEPYDPRWKPMSALLRMAYKRYRKPIVLSETSHPGMDRPSWMQMVGEECAEVLRQGIPLWGVCLYPILDRPDWDHLDRDWHRSGLWDAVLRPDGPPVRVLHEPYAEALRDAQALVEPLLATSTEAFTFSAL, encoded by the coding sequence ATGTCGGTTGCTACGCTTACTCACAACCCCTTTCGCTCGTTTTGGATGGCCGGCTACGAATGTACCGACCAGCAGAACTGCTTTGGCCACCGCGTCGATTTTCTGCCGCTGACGGGTCATTTGCAGCTTATCGAGCAGGATTACCAGGATCTGCAGTCGTTTGGCCTGGGCACCGTGCGCGAGGGAATCCGCTGGAGCCAGGTGGAGAAAACCCCCTACCAGTACGACTGGAGCACCGTGGCCGATATGCTGGCGGCCGGCCAGCGCAACGGCATTCAGCAGGTCTGGGACCTGTGCCACTTCGGCTACCCTGATGACCTGACGCCCCTGCACCCCATGTTTGCGCGGCGCTTCGCGGCTTTGTGCCGGGCCTTTGTGGCTTTCTACCGCAGCCTGCGGCCCGACGACGAGCTGATTGTGACACCCATCAACGAAGTGAGCTTTATGAGCTGGCTGGGCGGCGACGCCCGGGGCACCGTTCCCTACTGTGTGGGCCAGGGCTGGGAAGTGAAGTACGGGCTGATGCGTGCCTACATCGAAGGGGTGGTGGCCCTGCGCGAGGCCGACCCCACCGTGCGCATCATGACCACCGAGCCGCTCATCCATATTGTGCCGCCCCTGAACGCCAGCCGCGCCGAAAAGCAGCGGGCCAAGGAATTTACGGAACACCAGTTTCAGGCCGTGGATATGCTCTGCGGCCGCATGTGTCCCGAGCTGGGCGGTCGGCCTGAGTACCTGGATATTCTGGGCTTCAACTACTACTACAACAACCAGTGGGAAATTCACACCCACCACCGCCTCAACTGGGTGAATGAGCCCTACGACCCGCGCTGGAAGCCCATGAGTGCCCTGCTGCGGATGGCCTACAAGCGCTACCGCAAGCCCATTGTGCTCAGCGAAACCAGCCACCCCGGCATGGACCGCCCTTCCTGGATGCAGATGGTGGGCGAAGAGTGTGCCGAAGTTCTGCGCCAGGGCATTCCGCTCTGGGGCGTGTGCCTCTACCCCATCCTCGACCGGCCCGACTGGGACCACCTCGACCGGGACTGGCACCGTTCCGGCCTCTGGGATGCCGTGCTGCGCCCCGATGGGCCGCCCGTGCGGGTGCTGCACGAGCCCTACGCCGAGGCCCTACGCGACGCCCAGGCTTTGGTAGAGCCCCTGCTGGCTACCTCCACTGAAGCCTTCACCTTTTCGGCCCTGTAA
- a CDS encoding APC family permease, producing the protein MNQTATSAPLHRRLGLLQATALNMIDMVGIGPFVTLPLVMGFMGPNFLLAWLVGAGLSLVDGLIWSELGAAYPEAGGSYRFLKLAYGEHTWGRLLSFLYVWQTLIQAPLVVASGAIGFAQYFGYLVPLTEWWQPKLVSGVVVLLLIALLYRRIEAIGKLGVMLWVGVLGLMGWLIFGGVTHAEHAVAWLPEGGFSALPGILLSAAMGQAAVKTIYSYLGYYNVCHLGAEVKEPHKLIPRSIFLSILGIMALYLLLNWSVGSVIPWQEARHSEFIVSTFVEKLYGAAAAKAATALVLWVAFASLFAVLLGYSRIPYAAAADGEFLPVFARTHPTKQFPHVSLLLLGGLGFVFSLLFKLGEVISAILAMRILVQFVGQAVGLMLLRRRRGTAGLPFRMPLYPLPVVVAVAVWLWMFYSIQDGISLGWAGLPGRVLPFQLGAVLMMGLGTVVFLLWSRKLGRWPFAK; encoded by the coding sequence ATGAACCAAACCGCTACCTCTGCACCCCTCCACCGCCGCCTTGGTTTGCTGCAAGCTACCGCCCTCAACATGATTGATATGGTGGGCATCGGGCCATTTGTCACGCTGCCGCTGGTGATGGGTTTTATGGGGCCAAACTTCCTGCTGGCCTGGCTGGTGGGCGCGGGTCTGAGTTTGGTGGATGGGCTGATCTGGAGTGAGCTGGGCGCGGCCTACCCCGAAGCTGGCGGCTCCTACCGCTTCCTCAAGCTGGCTTATGGCGAGCATACCTGGGGCCGGCTGCTATCCTTCCTCTACGTATGGCAAACGCTGATTCAGGCCCCACTGGTGGTGGCGTCGGGCGCTATCGGCTTCGCGCAGTACTTCGGCTACCTCGTGCCGCTCACGGAGTGGTGGCAGCCCAAGCTGGTGTCGGGGGTAGTGGTACTGCTGCTCATTGCCTTGCTCTACCGCCGCATCGAGGCCATTGGCAAGCTGGGCGTCATGCTCTGGGTGGGCGTGCTGGGTCTCATGGGTTGGCTGATCTTTGGGGGCGTCACCCACGCCGAGCATGCGGTGGCCTGGCTGCCCGAAGGCGGGTTTTCAGCCTTGCCGGGTATCCTGCTTTCCGCCGCTATGGGGCAAGCGGCGGTCAAGACCATCTACAGCTACCTGGGCTACTACAACGTGTGCCACCTGGGCGCCGAGGTAAAGGAGCCGCACAAGCTCATTCCGCGCAGCATCTTCCTGAGCATTCTGGGCATCATGGCTTTGTACCTGCTACTCAACTGGAGCGTGGGCTCGGTCATTCCCTGGCAGGAGGCCCGGCACTCCGAGTTCATCGTGAGTACGTTCGTGGAGAAGCTCTACGGCGCCGCGGCTGCTAAAGCCGCTACGGCCCTGGTGCTGTGGGTGGCATTTGCCTCCCTGTTTGCCGTGCTGCTGGGCTACTCGCGCATTCCCTATGCCGCCGCCGCCGATGGGGAGTTTCTGCCGGTTTTCGCCCGTACCCACCCCACCAAGCAGTTCCCGCACGTGTCGCTGCTGCTGCTGGGCGGGCTGGGGTTCGTGTTCAGCTTGCTCTTTAAGCTGGGCGAGGTCATCAGCGCCATTCTGGCCATGCGCATCCTGGTGCAGTTTGTGGGTCAGGCCGTGGGGCTGATGCTGTTACGCCGGCGTCGGGGCACCGCGGGCCTGCCGTTTCGGATGCCGCTCTACCCGCTGCCCGTCGTCGTGGCCGTGGCCGTGTGGCTCTGGATGTTCTACAGCATTCAGGATGGCATTTCGCTGGGCTGGGCCGGGTTGCCGGGCCGGGTGCTGCCCTTCCAGCTGGGGGCCGTGCTCATGATGGGGCTGGGCACCGTGGTGTTCCTGCTCTGGAGCCGGAAGCTGGGTCGGTGGCCGTTTGCAAAGTAG